GTACTTTTACAGCTTCATCAATCAAGGGATTATAATGTTGTAAACTAGCTCCCAAACCGTTATCTTCTAAGGCAGTCCAGACGATATTTTGGAACATACCTGAACCTTGCAGTGCCCATACAGGAAAAGTATCTTTATATTCAGTAAACTGTTCACTTAAAGCATTGGTTACTGAAACATCCTCAAAAAACAATACCGTGCCATGCCCGTTTTTAAAAGAATTGATTTTTTGTTCTGTTCTTGCAAAATTCTTTTCAGGAACAATTTTACGCAAAGTCTCAAGCACAATATCCCACAGATCATTATGATTTTTACCTATTAATAATACTGCCCTGTTTGCCTGTGAATTAAAAGCAGTGGGCGAATGTAATAGTGCCTGTTTTATTATATTAATTATCTCGTCATCAGAAATTGGAGAATTTTTACCTATAGCATATATTGAACGTCTATTTTGTACAGCTTCTAAAAACTTACTCATATCAACACCTCTTTTTTACTTTTTATGCCTTAAGTTTATAGCTAATAATTATGTTCGTCAATTATTAATAGTGATAGAAGTACATAATCAATTGATGATGTTATTATAAGTATAAAAATTAAAAAGAATACCAGAATCAAGTTTAAAACCAATTATGCACGAAGTTTTATATGATAAAGTCTTGAATCAAAATCAGTAAGAAGTTTTATCTCTTTATTATATCCAGTTCCCACAAAGTTTTGTTTTAGCTGTACTTTGCCCAAATTAATAGCTGAAGCATCAGCAATATACTTTTCTTCTTCACTTTTTATATCAAAATGATTTCCTAAAAAATTATGTAAAATGCCATCTCCTTTTATTTTTATAGGTGAAACATGATTAATCAAATCTCCAAAAAGCTTAATATTAATACTCTGCTGTCTTGTTTCAATCACATAAATTCCGTCTTTTATATGCATGGCTTTTAAAGTGCGTGATTGTTGATTGGGTTTTACAACACCTTCAAATTGTCCTATTATGGCTTCTGTCCTTTCTTTATTAATAATCATCCAAGCCGTACCGCCTGCCATGTCTTCAAAAATGTCGTCTAGTCTATAAAAATCTCCAAACTGTAGTAATGCTCTGTGTTGTTTATAATAATCAATTTGCTTTTTTATGGTCTTCAATTCTATCGGAGACAAAGCATTAAGATTAATTTCATATCCCAATGTACCAAAACTTGAAACATTAAAACGCGTTTCTAAAGGTACTTTTCTCAATGTTTGATGAGATGGATAAGATCCAATATGAGCACCCATTGTATTTACAGGATAACCGTAGCTTGTTCCTTCCTGGATACTAAGACGGCTAAAACCGTCTGTATTATCTGATGTCCATATTTGCGGCATAAAGCATAACATTCCCAAATCAAATCTGTTTCCGCCGCTAGCACATGACTCAAACAAAACTTTTGGAAAAGATGAAGTTATACAATCTAATATCTCATACAGCCCCAATATATACCTATGAAAGAATTCTCCTTGATTTGATATTGCATATGAGTACATGTCTGTTATATTGCGATTCATGTCCCATTTTACATATTCTATATTGGCACTTTTTAAAACATCGCTGACAGCCTTAATTATATATTCTCTAACTTCTTTTTTACACAAATCTAAAACATATTGGTTTCGTCCTTCCAATGGCGTTCTATTAGGTGCCTTTATTGCCCAATCAGGATGTAAGGTGTACAAATCGCTTTTCTGATTAACCATTTCTGGCTCAAACCACAGTCCAAACATCATGCCCAGTTTGTTTATGCTGCTAGCTAATCCTTTGAGTCCCTTCTTTAGCTTATGAGTATTTTCAAACCAATCGCCCAAAGAACTTTGGTCAGAATCTCTTTTGCCAAACCATCCGTCATCCAACACAAACAACTCTATTCCAAGCTTAGCAGCGGTTTTTGCAAGATTAAGCAGCTTATGATGATTAAAGTCCATATACATGGCTTCCCAGCTGTTAATCAAAATGGGACGTTCTTTTTTAGCCCAATAGCCTCTTACAATATGTTCTCTAATAAAATTATGCATATTGTTAGACAAGCCATTGAAACCTTTATCCGAATAAGATAAAACTGCCTCAGGCGTTTCAAAAATATCGCCGTTATTAAGTTCCCATTCAAAACAATGAGGATTTATGCCAGACATAATTCTTAACTGATTATGCGGTGAAACTTCAACAAGTGTATAATGATTTCCGCTGTAAACCAAATTAAAACCATAACAGCTTCCGTTATTTTGATCTGTTTCGTTTTCTGATAAGATAACAAGCGGATTATGACGATTTGAACTGTTGCCTGTAATCGAACTATTGATAAATTGACCACATGTCAACTGTCTTGTATGTTTTGTACGTTCTTTTATCCAGCTGCCGTCAAAGGTGCTCATCTGATATTGATCGCCGCAAGCCATATCAAGATTAAAACTCATTATTTTTCTGATATATAACGGTTCAGAGTTATTATTAATCAAAATTGCGCGTCTTGTAATTACATCAGTTTCATAAAAGATGGTATAAATCAGCTTTAATTCAACTGAAGATACTTTGTCTGACATAGTAATTTCAAGAGTTTTGACATCATTTTGCCCTATAGCTTGCGGCATTTTAGAAGTTTTTATAGGCAATATACCGTCTATAATATTATGTGTGTCATAAGTAAAATCACATATATAGCTTTTATCTGGCATCTTTATCTCTATTGCAGTTGCCCTATAATCGCCTTTGCCGACTGTTGTGTATTCTTGCGGAATGTGGTCTAGACAATATAAAGGGTCATCTTTACTGTATAATACCGAACTGCCGTAAATAATAGAATTTTTTTCTATTAAGGCGTCATAATCATCTAGATGACTTATTTTTCTGCCATAATAAATGCTTTGAAGATGTCCAAACTTGGTTATCTTAAAGACATAACTCGTATTTACAGTATCAAGATGAAAAATATTGTCTTTAAAACTTATCATTATCTTACTCCGAATAGAGTTTATTTTTCTGGATTATTTTTATTTTGAGTGTTTTCTATATCGCTATTAGGGTTATCCAAATAACCGTCTTTTGTCTTGCCAGCTTTTAAATCGGTTATGATACGGTCATACATTTTGGTGTCAATTTTGTATTTTGTCATATAAATCACATAACATCCCAATATGCATAAGAGAGGTATTACAATCATAGATATTCTCAAAATAAGCAGCATATTGTCATTGACATCAGTTAATATATTTTTAAGCTGATCAGTTTTTTCTATTGCGTTAATAAGACCTTTTTTGAAACTATCTTCAATTTCAGATCTTCTGTTGGCAAGAACAGAAATGCCCGAAATAATCAATGTAAGATTGGTTACACCTACCTGAATCGCACTTGCCATCTTAGTGATAAATGGATTAAGTGAAAACAAAACACTTTCTGTTCTTTTTCCTAGCTTCCATTGTCCATATTCTATTGTGTCCGCCAGCATTACTAAAACAAGCAATTGAATGAAAGCCTGCCCAAAGAACAAAATTACACCTATTATAACTAGAGTTATTAGGTTCATCGGGAAAGCATATCCAATCAGCATAAAACCGATATATCCTAACACTACTAGAACTATTGATAAAGTAAAAAGTTGTTTTCTATTGAGTCGTTTAGAAAATACGGGATAAACTGCTAATGCCAAGATTTGAGTAACAGCTACTACGACCAAAAATACAGTATAAGCTTTTCCGTCTCCCAAATCGCCGTAATCATAATCGAAGAAATAAATTCCTAGTGCTGTAGTGATATAATAGCCGATATTAAATAAAAGTATTGAAATGGCTATAGTCAAAAGCTGATCGTTTTTAAAAATTAATTTTAAAATTTCTTTAAAATGTGTCTTATCCTGTCTTGATGTTATAGGATTAAATTTTTCTTTAACGCCGAATATAACCAAAAGCTGACACAAAATAAAAGTAATCGAAGTAATTAATGCGATTATAAAAAATCCCTTTATAGCGCCAATATTGCTGTTTATAACTATAGGTGTTACACCCATAATTAAAAACATTCCGACATTTGCAAAAATTCTGGCCAATGAGCTGATTTTTTCTCTTTCCTTTTGACTGGTTGACATCGAAGGAAGCATTGACCAGTAACCGATATCATTGGCCGTAAAAGTGATATCAAATAAAAAATAAAATATCGCAAATAAAATCAAAAACGGCACGCCAGAAATTCCAAAATCGGTAAACAAAAGCATGGTTATTCCAGCGCTAGCTACTGCGCCCAAGATTATCCAAGGTTTAAATTTACCCCATCTAGACTTTGTATTATCTACGATCACACCCATTATAGGGTCATTGATTGCATCCCAAATACGCCCAATCAACATTATTATAGTAATCACGCCTAATTCCCAATCTGATACACCTATGGCGTTAATCAAAAAATAAACAAGATATGAGCTAAAAAGTGCATAGCACATATCCCTGCCTATACAGCCTATGCTGTAAGACCATTTGTTTCTCGCCGAAATCTTTTCGGTTTGTTCCATATTTCCTCCTTATCTTTAGATATTTCGGTATGATTTTGAAACATCTATGGTAATTATATCTTCATATTCTTGGCAATCTGAAACTTTAATTTTGATTTTAGATTGACCGCCCACTCCTTTTGTTTTTAGATAAAAACCAGTCGTTCCTCCACTCAAAGCCTTTTGATTATTTCCTATTACAGAGAGTTTTTCATCTGTAATAACGGTTACTACATTGTTGGCATATGGTAAAACATTGCCGTTTTCATCAGTGAGAGTTATATATACTCCAGTCATATCGTAAGAATGAGTTTCAGCTAATGTTTTTGAGTCAAATTCAACCTTAAGTACAGGCTTATAAACTTTACCTTTAATGACCTTAATAACACACTTACCGTCAATATATCCTTCAAATCTGTATTGGGTAAGCTGCTGTCCCCAATTACCTATGTATTTCCCATATAGGTTAGTCGCATCCTGCATAGTCAGTTTATATTTTTTCATCAGAATAAACATTTTGAGTTTTTGAACAATAGACAAGTTAAAACTGTTTTTAGAAAAAGCGATTAAGAGTTCTTTGATTTTATTGGCGTCTTTTTTGCTAAACTTTTCATTTTTTTCGATTAACTCTCCTATAAAATCATCTATCAAAATGGGCGGATGCGGCATATTTTTAAAAGGAGAATTAGACGGATAAAAATCTTTTATGAATTGATTATTTTTAAAT
The window above is part of the Clostridia bacterium genome. Proteins encoded here:
- a CDS encoding alpha-galactosidase; translated protein: MISFKDNIFHLDTVNTSYVFKITKFGHLQSIYYGRKISHLDDYDALIEKNSIIYGSSVLYSKDDPLYCLDHIPQEYTTVGKGDYRATAIEIKMPDKSYICDFTYDTHNIIDGILPIKTSKMPQAIGQNDVKTLEITMSDKVSSVELKLIYTIFYETDVITRRAILINNNSEPLYIRKIMSFNLDMACGDQYQMSTFDGSWIKERTKHTRQLTCGQFINSSITGNSSNRHNPLVILSENETDQNNGSCYGFNLVYSGNHYTLVEVSPHNQLRIMSGINPHCFEWELNNGDIFETPEAVLSYSDKGFNGLSNNMHNFIREHIVRGYWAKKERPILINSWEAMYMDFNHHKLLNLAKTAAKLGIELFVLDDGWFGKRDSDQSSLGDWFENTHKLKKGLKGLASSINKLGMMFGLWFEPEMVNQKSDLYTLHPDWAIKAPNRTPLEGRNQYVLDLCKKEVREYIIKAVSDVLKSANIEYVKWDMNRNITDMYSYAISNQGEFFHRYILGLYEILDCITSSFPKVLFESCASGGNRFDLGMLCFMPQIWTSDNTDGFSRLSIQEGTSYGYPVNTMGAHIGSYPSHQTLRKVPLETRFNVSSFGTLGYEINLNALSPIELKTIKKQIDYYKQHRALLQFGDFYRLDDIFEDMAGGTAWMIINKERTEAIIGQFEGVVKPNQQSRTLKAMHIKDGIYVIETRQQSINIKLFGDLINHVSPIKIKGDGILHNFLGNHFDIKSEEEKYIADASAINLGKVQLKQNFVGTGYNKEIKLLTDFDSRLYHIKLRA
- a CDS encoding nitroreductase family protein; this encodes MSKFLEAVQNRRSIYAIGKNSPISDDEIINIIKQALLHSPTAFNSQANRAVLLIGKNHNDLWDIVLETLRKIVPEKNFARTEQKINSFKNGHGTVLFFEDVSVTNALSEQFTEYKDTFPVWALQGSGMFQNIVWTALEDNGLGASLQHYNPLIDEAVKVRWNLPQEWKLLAQMPFGEVLAPAGKKEFEPIEKTFRVFR
- a CDS encoding glycoside-pentoside-hexuronide (GPH):cation symporter, with protein sequence MEQTEKISARNKWSYSIGCIGRDMCYALFSSYLVYFLINAIGVSDWELGVITIIMLIGRIWDAINDPIMGVIVDNTKSRWGKFKPWIILGAVASAGITMLLFTDFGISGVPFLILFAIFYFLFDITFTANDIGYWSMLPSMSTSQKEREKISSLARIFANVGMFLIMGVTPIVINSNIGAIKGFFIIALITSITFILCQLLVIFGVKEKFNPITSRQDKTHFKEILKLIFKNDQLLTIAISILLFNIGYYITTALGIYFFDYDYGDLGDGKAYTVFLVVVAVTQILALAVYPVFSKRLNRKQLFTLSIVLVVLGYIGFMLIGYAFPMNLITLVIIGVILFFGQAFIQLLVLVMLADTIEYGQWKLGKRTESVLFSLNPFITKMASAIQVGVTNLTLIISGISVLANRRSEIEDSFKKGLINAIEKTDQLKNILTDVNDNMLLILRISMIVIPLLCILGCYVIYMTKYKIDTKMYDRIITDLKAGKTKDGYLDNPNSDIENTQNKNNPEK